In Edaphobacter dinghuensis, a genomic segment contains:
- the pgi gene encoding glucose-6-phosphate isomerase, whose protein sequence is MATQLAPVGERKAFKALQTHFQQIGGKHLRELFAEDPARGDRFTAETGGIFLDYSKNRITDETLKLLLQLAEESGLREKIEAMFRGDKINITENRAVLHVALRAPKGESIVLDGEDVVPAVHEVLDKMSAFADRVRSGEWKGHTGKKIRNVVNIGIGGSDLGPVMAYEALKFYSQRDLTFRFVSNVDGTDFAEAVEDLDAEETLFLVASKTFTTLETMTNAHTARDWALAKLGDEKAVAKHFVAISTNAKEVAKFGIDTANMFGFWDWVGGRYSMDSAIGLSTMLAIGPDNFRAMLAGFHEMDVHFRTTPFEKNLPVLLGLLTIWYTDFFDAQTVAILPYEQYLKRFPAYLQQLTMESNGKHVTLDGELVDTLTGPIYWGEPGTNGQHSFYQLIHQGTRLIPCDFIGFYKTLNPLGRHHDMLMANVFAQAEALAFGKTAEQVKAEGTPDWLVPHRVFEGNRPSNTILADKLTPAVLGKLVALYEHAVLTQGAIWNIDSFDQWGVELGKVLAQKIIGELESETEPKLAHDTSTTNLIQRYRKNK, encoded by the coding sequence ATGGCAACACAACTTGCACCTGTCGGCGAACGGAAGGCATTCAAAGCTCTTCAAACCCACTTTCAGCAGATTGGCGGCAAGCATCTGCGTGAGCTATTTGCCGAGGACCCCGCGCGCGGAGACCGATTTACCGCGGAGACAGGCGGCATATTTCTTGACTACTCGAAGAATCGCATCACCGACGAGACCCTGAAGCTGTTGCTCCAACTCGCTGAGGAGTCGGGACTGCGAGAGAAGATCGAGGCGATGTTTCGCGGCGATAAGATCAATATCACGGAGAACCGCGCCGTTCTGCACGTCGCCCTGCGCGCTCCGAAGGGCGAGTCGATCGTTCTCGACGGCGAAGATGTCGTTCCCGCAGTGCATGAGGTGCTGGACAAGATGTCGGCTTTCGCCGACCGCGTTCGCAGCGGCGAGTGGAAGGGTCACACCGGCAAAAAAATTCGCAATGTTGTGAACATCGGCATTGGTGGCTCGGACCTCGGCCCGGTTATGGCCTACGAAGCGCTGAAGTTCTATAGCCAGCGCGATCTCACCTTTCGCTTCGTCTCCAACGTCGACGGCACCGACTTTGCCGAGGCTGTTGAAGACCTCGACGCGGAAGAGACGCTGTTCCTCGTTGCCTCCAAGACCTTCACCACGCTCGAGACCATGACCAACGCCCACACCGCGCGTGACTGGGCACTGGCAAAGCTCGGCGATGAGAAGGCAGTGGCCAAGCACTTCGTAGCCATCTCGACCAATGCCAAAGAGGTAGCAAAGTTCGGCATCGACACCGCAAACATGTTCGGCTTCTGGGACTGGGTTGGTGGCCGCTACTCCATGGACTCGGCCATCGGGCTGTCGACGATGCTAGCCATCGGGCCTGACAACTTCCGCGCCATGCTCGCCGGATTTCACGAGATGGACGTGCACTTCCGCACAACGCCTTTTGAGAAAAATCTGCCTGTGTTGCTCGGCTTGCTCACTATCTGGTACACCGACTTCTTCGATGCTCAGACCGTGGCGATCCTGCCTTACGAGCAATACCTGAAGCGTTTCCCGGCTTATCTCCAGCAGTTGACGATGGAGTCGAACGGCAAGCATGTCACCCTCGATGGAGAGTTGGTTGATACCCTGACCGGTCCAATTTACTGGGGCGAGCCAGGCACTAACGGCCAGCACTCGTTCTATCAGCTCATTCACCAGGGCACGCGGCTTATTCCCTGCGACTTCATCGGCTTCTACAAGACGCTGAATCCGCTGGGGCGCCATCACGATATGCTCATGGCCAACGTCTTCGCGCAGGCCGAGGCACTCGCCTTCGGCAAGACTGCCGAGCAGGTCAAGGCCGAGGGCACACCCGACTGGCTGGTGCCGCACCGCGTCTTCGAGGGCAATCGTCCCTCAAACACAATCCTCGCTGACAAGCTGACGCCTGCTGTTCTCGGCAAGTTGGTCGCGCTTTACGAGCACGCTGTCTTAACGCAGGGTGCAATCTGGAACATCGACTCGTTCGATCAGTGGGGCGTCGAATTAGGCAAGGTGTTGGCGCAGAAGATCATCGGCGAATTGGAGAGCGAGACCGAACCGAAGCTGGCGCACGATACCTCCACAACCAACCTGATTCAGCGGTATCGCAAGAACAAGTAG
- a CDS encoding peroxiredoxin-like family protein translates to MAASLQDQLDRITQNTRKLVQAERLAISEQATADLFATGIEDRILPVGSIAPSFSLQDTRSGKPIQSADLLALGPLVVKFFRGRWCPYCVTELETWRELYPQLRERGALFVAISPQTPRQNDFMMQQHALSFPLLADPGAEVAEKFGIAYTIPAQHRRYYQSILVNIPFNNAGLSYHNATEASWRLPLPAVFVIRQDGTVAFSEAHADFRVRPEPADVLAALSR, encoded by the coding sequence GTGGCCGCCTCTCTTCAAGACCAACTCGATCGCATCACGCAAAACACTCGCAAGCTCGTACAGGCTGAGCGCCTGGCTATCTCCGAACAAGCTACAGCGGACCTCTTCGCTACTGGAATCGAAGACCGTATCCTTCCCGTTGGAAGCATTGCTCCCAGTTTTTCCTTGCAGGACACACGTAGCGGAAAGCCGATACAGTCTGCCGATCTACTGGCCCTGGGGCCGCTGGTCGTCAAATTCTTTCGTGGACGGTGGTGTCCTTATTGCGTCACTGAGCTGGAGACCTGGCGTGAGCTTTATCCCCAGCTCCGCGAACGCGGTGCGCTCTTTGTCGCCATCTCGCCGCAGACGCCACGACAAAATGACTTCATGATGCAGCAGCACGCTCTGTCCTTCCCTCTGCTTGCCGATCCCGGTGCGGAAGTGGCTGAAAAATTTGGGATCGCCTACACAATTCCCGCGCAGCACCGGCGCTACTACCAGAGCATCCTCGTCAACATCCCTTTCAACAACGCCGGGCTGAGCTATCACAACGCCACCGAAGCGAGTTGGCGGCTTCCCTTGCCTGCCGTCTTCGTCATCCGGCAGGACGGAACAGTAGCTTTCAGCGAAGCTCATGCAGACTTTCGTGTCCGTCCGGAACCGGCAGACGTGCTGGCTGCGCTCTCCCGTTAA
- a CDS encoding acyl-CoA desaturase: MSPTITKPEETTTTKAAAARVIPVVAEVRQKVKQDLRMGREYQQGRINWITTIAMGLFHVGAIAALFFFSWKNLAAFVIMYFFAINVGIGMAYHRLLTHRGYKTPRWVEYFLTMCGTLALEGGPIFWVATHRVHHQNSDDEGDPHTPHDGTWWAHAGWILSGRAMHSETALLGRYAPDLTRDPVHVWLSKYHWVPLTLTGFLQIAIGAALAGPDHRIVGALGMVLWGTFLRVTVGLHATWLVNSATHMWGKRRFETKDDSRNNWWVAILTGGEGWHNNHHAHPVSARHGLAWYEFDINYYGIWLLSKIGLAKKVQIAKFDPQNPKPAGA; encoded by the coding sequence ATGTCACCCACGATTACCAAGCCCGAAGAAACGACGACGACGAAGGCCGCCGCCGCACGCGTCATTCCTGTTGTCGCCGAAGTCCGCCAGAAGGTAAAGCAGGACCTTCGCATGGGCCGCGAGTATCAGCAAGGCCGCATCAACTGGATCACCACCATTGCCATGGGGCTGTTCCATGTGGGCGCCATTGCCGCGCTCTTCTTCTTCAGCTGGAAGAATCTCGCTGCGTTCGTCATCATGTACTTCTTCGCGATCAACGTCGGCATCGGCATGGCTTATCACCGTCTGCTGACTCACCGTGGCTATAAGACGCCGCGATGGGTCGAATACTTTTTGACCATGTGCGGAACGTTGGCGCTCGAGGGTGGACCGATCTTCTGGGTGGCTACACATCGTGTTCACCATCAGAACTCCGACGATGAGGGCGATCCGCATACACCGCACGACGGCACCTGGTGGGCGCACGCCGGCTGGATCCTTTCCGGTCGCGCCATGCACTCCGAGACCGCGCTCCTGGGTCGTTACGCTCCCGACCTTACCCGCGATCCAGTGCATGTGTGGCTGAGCAAATACCACTGGGTTCCACTGACATTGACTGGTTTCCTTCAGATTGCCATCGGCGCTGCCCTTGCCGGTCCCGACCATCGCATCGTCGGCGCGCTCGGCATGGTCCTATGGGGAACATTCCTCCGCGTCACTGTTGGTCTGCATGCAACCTGGTTGGTGAATTCGGCCACGCACATGTGGGGCAAGCGACGCTTCGAAACCAAGGACGACTCGCGCAATAACTGGTGGGTAGCAATTCTTACCGGCGGCGAAGGCTGGCACAACAACCACCACGCGCACCCTGTAAGCGCGCGGCATGGACTGGCGTGGTACGAGTTCGACATTAATTACTACGGCATCTGGCTGCTCTCGAAGATTGGCCTGGCGAAGAAGGTACAGATCGCCAAGTTCGATCCGCAGAACCCAAAGCCCGCAGGCGCGTAA
- a CDS encoding DUF3309 family protein translates to MLILLIILILIFGFGGYRLGPGLGYYGGGSISLILLIVLILLLLRVI, encoded by the coding sequence ATGCTGATTCTTCTCATTATTCTGATTCTGATATTTGGTTTTGGAGGTTATCGCCTCGGTCCGGGACTCGGTTATTACGGCGGTGGCAGCATCAGTCTCATCCTGCTTATTGTTCTCATCCTGCTTTTACTCAGGGTTATCTAG
- a CDS encoding IclR family transcriptional regulator domain-containing protein, which yields MSLAPRRSTPSTATPATAPLPDAPKTSPAAALEVFTGDPNFMTSLARGLIVIQAFTQQAPQMTISQLSIKTGLSRAAVRRCLYTLTKLGFAGAEDGSRYSLRPRMLTLSHTYTASNTLSSAAQPILERMSAALRESFSVATLDGEDIVYIARTSVSRVMSVDLHIGSRLPAYCTSMGRILLAYLPSEQLENYLAKVELIPYTTRTVNTIEKLRLHLRNIRRNGYSICDQEYEVGLRSLAVPVFSPSGRAVATINLSGNAQRMSVMDMQTRFLPHLRNAASELSVFLR from the coding sequence ATGAGTCTCGCTCCCCGCCGTTCTACGCCGTCCACCGCAACACCGGCGACTGCTCCTCTGCCTGACGCACCAAAAACCAGCCCTGCTGCTGCTCTTGAAGTCTTTACCGGCGACCCGAATTTCATGACATCGTTGGCGCGCGGACTCATCGTGATCCAGGCGTTCACTCAGCAAGCACCTCAGATGACGATCTCGCAGCTCAGCATCAAGACGGGCCTCTCGCGCGCCGCGGTACGGAGGTGTCTCTATACGCTGACCAAGCTGGGTTTTGCAGGAGCGGAAGATGGGTCGCGCTACTCGCTGCGTCCGCGGATGCTGACGCTCTCGCATACCTATACGGCTTCCAATACGCTGTCGAGCGCGGCCCAGCCTATTCTTGAGCGGATGTCGGCTGCGCTGCGTGAATCTTTCTCAGTAGCAACCCTCGATGGGGAAGACATTGTTTACATTGCCCGGACGAGCGTTAGCCGGGTGATGTCGGTGGATCTGCATATTGGCAGCCGTCTACCCGCGTATTGCACCAGCATGGGGCGGATTCTGCTGGCCTATCTGCCTTCAGAACAGCTTGAAAACTATCTGGCAAAGGTGGAACTGATTCCGTATACGACGCGAACGGTAAACACGATCGAAAAACTGCGACTGCACCTGCGCAATATTCGGCGGAATGGCTATTCCATCTGCGATCAGGAATATGAGGTTGGACTGCGGTCGCTGGCTGTGCCAGTATTCTCTCCTTCAGGGCGAGCAGTGGCGACGATCAACCTGAGCGGAAATGCGCAGCGGATGTCGGTGATGGATATGCAAACCCGGTTTCTGCCGCATCTGCGCAATGCGGCCAGCGAACTGAGCGTCTTCCTGCGCTGA
- a CDS encoding alpha-L-fucosidase: MHITRRKALQLLAATAPALALRRSLAATLPIAAGPFQGTRESLAAYRIPAWFADAKFGIWSHWGPQSGVEDGDWYARNMYIQGSAQYNYHVETYGHPSKVGYKDLVPQFKAARWDPEHLMDLYVKAGAKYFFSMGVHHDNFDMWNSKYQPRWNAKAIGPKRDIVGEWKVAARKRGLRFGVSEHLSNSFDWLAPAHTSDSTGPLAGVPYDGVLPAYKDLYHDYSGEPANFAKTAEAMGRVAPDWWKQQYFNRIKDLVDQHQPDLLYTDGGIPFDEYGLSLVANLYNLSAAKHGGKVEAVYNSKTTTDCATGTCALDRERGVLDDISPVPWQTDTCIGEWHYKRGVRYKTAKKVIDLLVDIVSKNGNLLLNFPLPNSGELDFEEMVTLNGITAWMAVNSEGIYATRPWKIYGEGPSTKVVIRSNGQEFDPNEGKKPDLTASDVRFTTKGDALYAFVQGWPEGAATIAALGTSSPQNPAKITSASMLGYDGHLKFTQDADALRVTLPSNRPTTADIGITLKLTTA, encoded by the coding sequence ATGCACATTACTCGTCGCAAAGCTTTGCAACTCCTCGCTGCCACAGCGCCGGCTCTCGCTCTCCGGCGTTCTCTCGCCGCAACTCTTCCAATCGCTGCCGGGCCGTTCCAAGGCACCCGCGAATCGCTGGCTGCCTATCGCATTCCTGCATGGTTCGCCGACGCCAAGTTCGGCATCTGGTCTCATTGGGGACCGCAATCCGGCGTTGAAGACGGTGACTGGTACGCGCGCAACATGTACATCCAGGGCTCCGCCCAGTACAACTATCACGTCGAAACCTACGGCCATCCATCAAAGGTTGGCTACAAAGATCTTGTCCCTCAGTTCAAAGCTGCTCGCTGGGACCCTGAGCATCTTATGGATCTCTACGTCAAAGCTGGAGCCAAGTACTTTTTCTCCATGGGAGTTCACCACGACAACTTTGACATGTGGAACTCCAAATACCAGCCTCGCTGGAACGCTAAAGCAATCGGGCCGAAGCGCGACATCGTCGGCGAGTGGAAAGTCGCTGCACGCAAGCGCGGCCTTCGCTTCGGAGTCAGCGAACACCTGTCGAATTCCTTCGACTGGCTGGCACCTGCTCACACCAGCGATTCCACCGGGCCGCTCGCAGGTGTCCCCTACGATGGCGTCCTTCCTGCCTATAAAGACCTGTATCACGACTACTCGGGCGAACCCGCGAACTTCGCCAAAACCGCCGAAGCTATGGGCCGTGTTGCGCCCGACTGGTGGAAGCAGCAATATTTCAACCGCATCAAGGACCTCGTGGATCAACATCAGCCCGATCTGTTGTATACAGACGGTGGAATTCCCTTCGACGAGTATGGACTCTCGCTAGTCGCCAATCTCTATAACCTCAGCGCAGCTAAACATGGCGGCAAAGTCGAAGCCGTCTATAACAGCAAGACGACTACCGACTGCGCGACGGGAACCTGCGCGCTCGACCGAGAGCGCGGCGTGCTCGACGACATCTCTCCTGTTCCCTGGCAGACAGACACCTGCATCGGCGAGTGGCATTATAAACGTGGTGTCAGGTATAAGACCGCAAAGAAGGTCATCGACCTGCTCGTCGATATCGTCAGCAAGAACGGCAACCTTCTGCTCAACTTTCCCCTGCCTAACTCGGGCGAGTTGGATTTCGAAGAGATGGTCACCCTTAACGGCATCACCGCATGGATGGCAGTCAACAGCGAAGGTATCTATGCCACGCGACCATGGAAGATCTATGGTGAAGGCCCATCAACCAAGGTTGTCATTCGTTCGAACGGCCAGGAGTTCGATCCCAACGAGGGCAAAAAGCCCGACCTGACAGCCAGCGACGTTCGCTTTACCACCAAGGGCGATGCGCTCTACGCCTTCGTTCAGGGTTGGCCGGAAGGAGCGGCTACGATTGCTGCGCTCGGCACCTCCAGTCCTCAGAATCCGGCAAAGATTACCAGTGCCTCGATGCTGGGGTATGACGGCCATTTGAAGTTCACGCAGGATGCAGACGCCCTTCGCGTCACGCTACCGTCGAATCGCCCGACAACGGCTGATATCGGCATCACATTGAAGCTGACCACGGCTTGA
- a CDS encoding dienelactone hydrolase family protein → MRRAAIKLLALLLFLPIAAHAQDWAKARLDKSPRHHEYVSLKHGDRTVQAFVVYPEVSHKAPVVVLIHEIFGLTDWAKEMADEIAAEGYIVIAPDLLSGHGPHGGGFSEFASQDDAVKAVSGLNPDDVNADLDAAADYAKKIPSANGKLAVTGFCWGGGKSFAFATHRHDLSAAFVFYGPPPSDLAAITAPVYGFYAGNDARISATVPATTEAMKAANKKYEPIIYDGAGHGFMRAGEAPDPTPANKKAREEGFDRLIKLLGTM, encoded by the coding sequence ATGCGACGCGCTGCCATTAAACTTCTCGCACTCCTTCTGTTTCTTCCGATTGCCGCTCACGCTCAGGATTGGGCCAAAGCGCGGCTCGACAAGTCTCCTCGGCACCATGAATACGTCTCGCTCAAGCATGGTGATCGCACGGTGCAGGCCTTCGTTGTCTATCCCGAGGTCAGCCACAAAGCTCCGGTGGTCGTCCTCATCCACGAGATCTTCGGCCTTACCGATTGGGCCAAAGAGATGGCCGATGAGATCGCCGCCGAAGGCTACATCGTTATCGCACCGGACCTGCTCTCGGGTCACGGCCCGCATGGCGGCGGATTCAGCGAGTTCGCCAGTCAGGACGATGCCGTCAAAGCTGTCTCCGGTCTGAACCCCGACGATGTTAACGCCGACCTCGACGCTGCAGCGGACTATGCGAAGAAGATCCCCTCGGCCAACGGAAAGCTTGCCGTGACAGGCTTCTGCTGGGGCGGCGGAAAGTCTTTTGCCTTTGCCACTCACCGCCATGATCTTTCAGCTGCCTTTGTCTTCTATGGACCGCCGCCATCCGATCTTGCTGCGATTACCGCGCCTGTCTATGGCTTCTATGCCGGCAACGATGCTCGCATCAGCGCCACTGTTCCAGCTACTACCGAGGCGATGAAGGCAGCGAACAAGAAATATGAGCCGATCATCTACGATGGCGCGGGACATGGGTTTATGAGAGCAGGCGAGGCTCCTGATCCTACACCGGCGAATAAGAAGGCGCGGGAAGAAGGGTTTGATCGCCTCATCAAGCTGCTCGGCACAATGTGA
- a CDS encoding bifunctional YncE family protein/alkaline phosphatase family protein — MTCSAKFLTAAFTVTVMTAGAISVLGQTINLPSGKQIVGPVPGSPQRLNSLPISMAVSRDGRYVVTVNAGYGTYESNYMQSLAVMDTQTGNITDFPDDRTLVGAGQTLYSGLAFSRDGRHIYASMASTSDPTGKRANDTGNGVVVYGFSDGRISRERMIKIPLQQLAAGRKTMLVGGVEGDKGIPFPAAIAVVGGAGTEKLLVADNLSDDVLLIDANSGAILTRFDLSENNTVPSTYPVALAVSPDGSRAFVALWNASEVVELDLKGGIVGRKLSLLKPNVATAPGTHPSALEISPDGQTMYVALSNRDAIAAINIKATQFAVKGYFDTRLPGQSYFGAEPVALALGAGGRQLYVANFGSDSVAVIDTAKLTAGAAKKGMIEPTGFVPTEWLPVSMAFTGGKLYLATDKGKGTGPNNFPQRRTSQTIAAKKLQGATTYIGTLLYGSMVSLDMATLEQNLPRWTSEVLEANRLKAAQQKLVFANGGNPIKHVIYIIKENRTYDQLFGDLKQNGNAVGNGDPSLTMYGEDVTPNQHRMALQFGVLDNFYDSGEVSGQGHVWSNAAIGTDYLEKTWSQNYSRGQRTYDFEGMVADGYPIQQNIPDVNEPSSGYLWGDLAAHGKTLYHFGEYISSTFCSDKDAMKQVDSQQGAMSGSTKLCVPKSIPPGGQIPEVWGGGINKWPWAIPLLARNVATKPELVGHFAPEQPDFNLMVPDQIRVAVFLRHFKKWVADRNAGNDTMPNFVMLRMPDDHTAGTRPGAPSPKSSIADNDLAIGRAVDAVSHSAYWNDTAFFILEDDAQNGADHVDAHRSMALVISKYAPRKADGSAFVDSRFYTTVSMIRTMEMVLGLPPMNNNDAFSSAMTPEFTGPGDQPPFTADYVNRDNGLIYTANKRTAPGAKQSMKMDFRHADRADSRKLNVILWKDAMGDKPVPAQLLIHYKKVKDDDDD; from the coding sequence ATGACTTGTTCAGCGAAGTTTCTGACGGCTGCATTTACGGTTACCGTGATGACAGCAGGGGCCATTAGTGTTCTGGGCCAGACGATCAATCTGCCGAGTGGAAAGCAAATCGTAGGCCCGGTTCCCGGCAGTCCACAGCGTCTCAATAGCCTGCCCATCTCAATGGCTGTCTCGCGCGATGGTCGATACGTCGTCACTGTCAATGCGGGCTATGGAACCTACGAGTCCAATTACATGCAATCGCTTGCCGTGATGGACACGCAAACCGGCAATATTACTGATTTTCCCGACGACCGTACACTGGTCGGCGCAGGCCAGACGCTCTACTCCGGCCTCGCCTTCAGCCGCGACGGCCGTCATATTTATGCGAGCATGGCTTCCACTTCAGATCCAACCGGCAAACGAGCCAACGATACTGGCAACGGAGTTGTAGTTTACGGCTTCAGCGATGGCAGAATCTCACGCGAGCGCATGATTAAAATTCCTCTGCAGCAACTGGCTGCGGGCCGTAAAACCATGCTGGTTGGCGGCGTCGAAGGTGATAAGGGGATTCCGTTTCCTGCGGCTATCGCTGTTGTGGGTGGTGCCGGGACAGAGAAGCTGTTGGTCGCCGACAATCTCTCTGACGATGTACTACTGATCGACGCAAACTCAGGTGCGATACTCACGCGGTTCGATCTCTCAGAGAACAATACTGTGCCATCGACCTATCCGGTCGCTCTGGCTGTCTCGCCCGATGGCTCACGTGCCTTCGTCGCTCTTTGGAACGCCTCCGAGGTCGTCGAGCTGGATCTGAAAGGCGGCATCGTCGGTCGAAAGCTTTCACTGCTCAAGCCCAATGTAGCCACTGCTCCGGGAACACATCCCTCCGCGCTTGAGATCTCTCCGGACGGACAGACCATGTACGTTGCGCTCTCAAACCGCGATGCAATCGCGGCGATCAACATCAAGGCCACGCAGTTCGCTGTGAAGGGCTACTTTGATACCCGGCTCCCAGGTCAAAGCTACTTCGGTGCAGAGCCTGTGGCCCTCGCCCTTGGCGCGGGCGGAAGGCAGCTCTACGTTGCCAACTTCGGCTCGGATTCGGTTGCGGTGATCGACACCGCAAAGCTGACTGCTGGTGCTGCAAAGAAAGGCATGATTGAGCCCACGGGATTTGTGCCTACTGAATGGCTGCCGGTCTCGATGGCCTTTACCGGCGGCAAGCTCTACCTTGCAACCGACAAGGGCAAGGGGACCGGCCCCAACAACTTTCCGCAACGACGCACATCCCAGACCATTGCCGCGAAGAAATTGCAGGGTGCTACCACCTACATCGGCACCTTGCTCTATGGCTCCATGGTCTCGCTCGATATGGCAACGCTCGAACAGAATCTTCCGCGCTGGACATCTGAGGTTCTCGAGGCAAATCGTCTCAAAGCGGCTCAGCAAAAGCTGGTCTTCGCCAATGGCGGCAATCCAATCAAGCACGTCATCTACATCATCAAAGAGAATCGTACCTACGATCAGTTGTTCGGCGATCTCAAACAGAACGGCAATGCAGTTGGCAACGGTGACCCGAGCCTGACCATGTACGGCGAAGACGTTACGCCTAACCAACACCGCATGGCGCTCCAGTTCGGCGTCTTGGACAACTTCTACGACTCAGGCGAGGTCTCGGGACAGGGGCATGTCTGGTCGAATGCAGCCATCGGCACCGACTATCTGGAGAAGACCTGGTCGCAGAACTACAGCCGTGGCCAGCGCACCTACGATTTCGAGGGCATGGTCGCGGATGGCTATCCCATTCAACAGAACATCCCCGATGTCAACGAGCCGTCGAGCGGGTATCTATGGGGTGATCTTGCCGCACACGGCAAAACACTCTATCACTTTGGCGAGTACATCTCCTCTACCTTTTGCAGCGACAAGGACGCGATGAAGCAGGTCGATTCGCAGCAAGGCGCGATGTCCGGCTCGACCAAGCTCTGTGTGCCGAAGTCGATCCCACCCGGTGGCCAGATTCCCGAGGTCTGGGGCGGCGGCATCAACAAGTGGCCGTGGGCGATTCCTCTGCTTGCGCGCAACGTCGCCACCAAGCCCGAACTCGTCGGACACTTCGCTCCGGAGCAGCCGGACTTCAACCTGATGGTGCCCGACCAGATTCGCGTTGCCGTCTTTCTTCGCCACTTCAAAAAGTGGGTCGCTGACCGTAATGCCGGCAACGACACAATGCCTAACTTTGTCATGCTGAGAATGCCCGACGACCACACTGCTGGGACTCGTCCCGGCGCGCCAAGTCCTAAGTCTTCTATCGCCGATAACGATCTGGCCATCGGTCGCGCTGTCGATGCGGTTTCGCACTCCGCCTACTGGAACGACACCGCGTTCTTCATTCTTGAAGACGACGCGCAAAACGGCGCAGACCACGTGGACGCTCACCGCAGCATGGCCCTCGTGATCAGCAAGTATGCTCCGCGAAAGGCAGACGGAAGTGCATTCGTCGACAGCCGCTTTTACACTACAGTCTCAATGATCCGTACGATGGAGATGGTTCTGGGCCTTCCTCCGATGAATAACAACGATGCCTTCAGCAGCGCGATGACGCCTGAATTTACCGGTCCCGGTGATCAGCCGCCGTTCACCGCGGATTACGTGAATCGCGACAACGGCCTGATCTACACTGCGAACAAAAGAACCGCGCCCGGAGCAAAGCAGTCCATGAAGATGGACTTTCGTCACGCCGACCGGGCCGACTCCCGCAAGCTGAACGTGATCCTGTGGAAGGACGCGATGGGTGACAAGCCGGTTCCAGCCCAGTTGTTGATTCACTATAAAAAGGTGAAAGATGACGATGATGATTAG
- a CDS encoding type I phosphomannose isomerase catalytic subunit, protein MSNSHSSNLPAPFRLKPWFSERVWGKSDLLPWYESTGTNELVGEAWLTGPASIVETGPFSGKTFEEMSGRIGGEFPLLVKILFPNDKLSVQVHPDDVQAQAAGETRGKTECWYVLEAVPGATVSLGLKSGAGAAEVAASVADGTMEELLEQVSVSVGDMIFVDAGTVHAIGPGVVLLETQQTSDVTYRLYDYGRPRELHLEKGIAVIKAKTKAGKVEPRPMDGFVRLIEQEYFTVDRFDVPFGEIKIPATGPACLVSLSGWGTVKSAHGSTGLKPGQAVVLPQGTGDIVIDAPAALSFVRCMAPAS, encoded by the coding sequence ATGTCCAACTCGCACAGTTCAAACCTGCCCGCTCCCTTTCGCCTGAAGCCATGGTTCAGCGAGCGTGTATGGGGTAAGAGTGATCTCCTTCCTTGGTATGAATCAACCGGCACCAATGAGCTCGTCGGAGAGGCATGGCTCACCGGCCCGGCGAGCATCGTTGAGACCGGTCCTTTCTCCGGCAAGACCTTCGAGGAGATGTCCGGCAGGATTGGCGGTGAGTTTCCCTTGTTGGTCAAGATCCTCTTTCCCAACGACAAGCTCTCCGTTCAGGTTCACCCCGACGACGTTCAGGCCCAGGCCGCAGGGGAGACCCGCGGCAAGACGGAGTGTTGGTACGTCCTCGAAGCCGTCCCCGGTGCCACCGTCTCTCTCGGCCTCAAGTCGGGAGCCGGCGCCGCAGAGGTAGCAGCTTCGGTAGCTGATGGAACTATGGAAGAGCTGTTGGAACAGGTTTCCGTCTCGGTTGGCGACATGATCTTTGTGGATGCAGGAACCGTCCACGCCATCGGGCCTGGCGTCGTTCTGCTTGAGACCCAGCAGACCAGCGATGTCACCTATCGCCTCTACGACTACGGTCGCCCGCGTGAGCTGCATCTGGAAAAGGGAATCGCCGTCATCAAGGCGAAGACCAAGGCAGGCAAAGTCGAACCTCGTCCGATGGACGGCTTCGTTCGCCTGATCGAACAGGAGTATTTCACCGTAGACCGCTTCGATGTTCCCTTTGGCGAGATCAAAATCCCAGCCACTGGCCCAGCCTGCCTGGTGAGCCTCTCCGGCTGGGGCACGGTGAAGAGCGCTCACGGCTCAACCGGCCTTAAGCCCGGTCAGGCGGTCGTTCTTCCTCAAGGGACTGGCGATATTGTCATCGACGCACCGGCCGCCCTCTCTTTCGTCCGCTGCATGGCACCTGCAAGCTAA